In the Flavobacterium pallidum genome, one interval contains:
- a CDS encoding GspE/PulE family protein, with protein MNNQFEIPVALKQLIGADMAYSYRIIPIENEHGKVRFKTDNPDLEALLKELTIVLGYPLELISDSRESIERFLSFNYRKSQNQLSAIHYSNDFLEKILITAQEIGSSDIHFEPFESKARIRLRLDGKLKEQFYLSREEYPAIINKIKIRAQLDISEKRLPQDGRISVTTDWEDFDIRVSTMPTLHGEKLVLRILSKDTDAVDLETLGFQKDELRIFMENIKKPNGIVLISGPTGSGKTTTLYATLKKLNRPNTNILTVEDPIEYTLEGINQVQLKESIGLDFASTLRTFLRQDPDIIMVGEIRDVDTANMTIRAALTGHLVLSTIHTNSAWATVSRLIDMGVPAFLIANTLNISVAQRLVRKLCNSCKLKTDISQAAFPSGFQIPPTLEYHFEPVGCNECYQTGYSGRKAIYEILPITKTLMGFIKNNQLNIDDYLEEHNIATLKTNAIKLIEEGITSVEDVFSLLMD; from the coding sequence ATGAATAACCAGTTTGAGATACCGGTGGCACTAAAGCAATTGATCGGGGCTGATATGGCTTATAGTTACCGCATCATACCGATAGAAAATGAACATGGGAAAGTGCGTTTCAAAACTGATAATCCAGATTTGGAGGCATTATTGAAGGAGCTGACAATCGTTCTCGGATATCCCCTTGAACTGATTTCCGATAGCCGGGAAAGTATTGAACGGTTTTTAAGTTTTAATTACAGGAAATCCCAAAACCAGCTTTCGGCAATTCATTATTCCAATGATTTTCTTGAAAAGATATTAATCACGGCCCAGGAAATCGGGAGCAGCGACATCCATTTTGAGCCTTTCGAAAGCAAGGCGCGCATACGGCTGCGGCTTGACGGTAAGCTAAAAGAGCAATTTTATCTTTCCCGAGAGGAATATCCTGCCATCATCAATAAAATAAAGATACGGGCACAGCTCGATATTTCCGAAAAAAGGCTGCCTCAGGATGGGCGTATTTCTGTGACGACCGATTGGGAGGATTTTGACATCCGTGTGTCAACTATGCCCACACTTCATGGTGAGAAGTTGGTATTGAGGATATTAAGTAAAGATACCGATGCCGTCGATCTAGAAACCCTGGGGTTCCAAAAGGATGAATTGCGGATTTTTATGGAAAACATCAAAAAGCCAAATGGGATAGTGCTTATCTCAGGCCCTACGGGATCCGGAAAAACCACTACGCTTTACGCTACCTTGAAAAAACTTAACCGTCCCAATACCAACATCCTAACCGTTGAGGACCCGATAGAATATACTCTTGAAGGGATTAACCAGGTACAGTTGAAGGAAAGCATCGGACTTGATTTTGCCTCAACCCTGCGCACTTTTTTAAGGCAGGATCCTGATATCATTATGGTTGGGGAAATACGCGATGTGGATACGGCAAATATGACAATCAGGGCCGCGCTTACGGGGCATTTGGTCTTGTCGACCATCCATACGAACTCGGCCTGGGCAACCGTGTCACGCCTTATCGACATGGGCGTTCCTGCATTCCTGATAGCCAATACGTTAAATATTAGTGTAGCGCAGCGCCTGGTCAGGAAATTATGCAATAGCTGCAAACTGAAAACAGACATTTCCCAGGCAGCCTTTCCTTCCGGATTTCAAATTCCACCCACGCTCGAGTACCATTTTGAGCCCGTCGGATGCAATGAATGTTACCAGACAGGATATTCAGGGAGAAAAGCGATTTATGAAATCCTGCCCATCACCAAAACGTTGATGGGTTTTATAAAGAACAACCAGCTTAATATCGATGATTATCTCGAAGAGCACAACATCGCCACACTTAAAACCAACGCCATTAAACTTATAGAAGAGGGTATCACTTCAGTTGAAGATGTTTTTTCTTTACTAATGGATTAA